From a region of the Phaseolus vulgaris cultivar G19833 chromosome 6, P. vulgaris v2.0, whole genome shotgun sequence genome:
- the LOC137833215 gene encoding uncharacterized protein yields the protein MERPFSLVYGSDAMIPVEIHESSPRFLGFVAEESNEERRVNLDLIDEAREEAKIKVEAVKRRVERQYSSKVKLRQFQVGDLVMRKAHPYELENKLSPKWTGSFRITKAKGNGSYKLETLEGGPIPRSWNAANLKFYFS from the coding sequence atggagagacctttcagcttagtgtatggatcggacgccatgatcccagtagagatccacgAAAGCTCGCCTCGCTTCCTAGGTTTCGTGGcagaagagtccaatgaagaaaggaggGTGAACCTGGACTTAATAGATGAAGCTAGAGAAGAGGCGAAAATTAAGgttgaggcggtgaagagaagagtggagcgtcagtacagctccaaggtgaagctgcgacaattccaggttggtgatctggtcatgaggaaggcccacccctacgaattagaaaacaagttgtctcccaagtggacgggGTCATTCAGGATAACCAAGGCCAAAGGGAATGGTTCGTATAAGCTAGAGACTTTAGAAGGgggccccatcccacgtagCTGGAATGCggcaaatttaaagttttatttcagttga